The following coding sequences lie in one Spinacia oleracea cultivar Varoflay chromosome 1, BTI_SOV_V1, whole genome shotgun sequence genomic window:
- the LOC110803338 gene encoding uncharacterized protein, translating to MDLSQKDGKKSKKSQEKATTPQPATTSKFQPSLLNPAHPLQAQSVISPAAKNTSIPAQKEFIVEDDDELEIESPAREQPKTPLEQTLQERLSPLSEVFTGEQLKTLSAVMAALSELPASQQPGSVGSLRKTRSAVPQLPVRDLLTALNQENTPEKRKRSDPAETEWPEAEQVPTAEYKRRAPVLQIARRQTIQPKESPLCREILEERMQRIKIPTGRYDGTTDPEDHCTTFEQHMMLYTDSDAMWCKVFPSTLLGVAASWYKGIEAHSIYSFRQLQASFLSRFVSKQKRKKSSGELMSFAQRDREPLRDYLTRFNNESITIPNLQQEVAVLALMRGIQECEFKKYLSRKSYTNLSDVLHKANEYIRGDEMMKISNVVVATSGNVGYNPGYNPQAGKGGNNFHQNNNQQGASQRNQNNRNANPQGKRPRQDRRESRGLFDNYTPLNTPRTAIYNINNKMDGWRRPPPMQSRERNVKKFCDFHNEHGHLTEDCRDLKDNIEDMVRKGYFSQYRARQGNGNNNSVGGNPANSYRPQQQNQQQYPRIEQPYQPPRIEQKQPETSARAEQRDGGKKPPVYVISGGPVHGGTISGASRSLEEHRHMVNYHNTRVWPNPPNIPVMTFSELDCRGIIFPHDDPLVLTIDIANADVNRVLVDGGSSANIIFWEAFQQLHIPEDELQRVNYPVIGFSRSTVYPEGSIRLPVKNRRRI from the coding sequence ATGGATCTCTCACAGAAAGATGGTAAAAAATCAAAGAAGAGTCAGGAAAAAGCAACAACTCCGCAACCGGCGACAACCTCCAAATTTCAACCCTCACTTCTAAACCCCGCCCATCCATTACAAGCACAATCAGTTATAAGCCCAGCAGCAAAAAACACCTCGATACCGGCACAAAAGGAATTCATAGTGGAGGACGATGATGAATTAGAAATAGAAAGCCCTGCCAGAGAGCAACCGAAAACTCCGCTGGAGCAGACGCTGCAGGAGCGCCTGTCTCCCCTGTCGGAAGTATTCACGGGAGAGCAATTGAAAACACTGTCAGCGGTGATGGCCGCTTTGTCAGAGCTACCAGCCTCGCAGCAGCCAGGTTCGGTCGGCAGTCTAAGAAAGACCAGGTCGGCGGTTCCCCAGTTACCCGTTAGGGATCTCCTAACCGCCCTGAATCAAGAAAACACCCCAGAAAAAAGAAAGCGCTCGGATCCGGCGGAAACAGAATGGCCTGAAGCAGAGCAAGTCCCAACCGCGGAATATAAGCGAAGAGCGCCGGTTCTACAGATAGCTAGACGGCAGACAATCCAGCCAAAGGAGTCTCCTCTGTGCCGAGAAATCCTGGAAGAAAGGATGCAAAGGATAAAAATCCCGACAGGGAGATACGACGGGACGACGGATCCGGAGGATCACTGCACCACATTCGAACAGCACATGATGCTGTACACAGATTCTGATGCCATGTGGTGCAAAGTATTCCCATCCACACTCTTAGGGGTTGCAGCAAGCTGGTATAAGGGCATAGAGGCACACTCCATATACAGTTTTCGACAGCTGCAGGCGTCGTTTTTGTCACGATTTGTGAGCaaacagaagagaaagaaatcGTCGGGAGAGTTAATGTCGTTCGCTCAAAGAGATAGAGAGCCGTTAAGAGATTATCTCACCCGCTTTAACAACGAATCAATCACTATTCCCAATTTGCAGCAGGAGGTTGCTGTTCTGGCTCTGATGAGGGGAATTCAAGAGTGCGAATTCAAGAAGTACCTCAGCCGGAAGTCATACACTAATCTGAGCGACGTCCTGCACAAGGCCAATGAGTACATCAGGGGGGATGAAATGATGAAGATCTCCAATGTGGTAGTGGCAACCAGCGGAAATGTCGGGTACAACCCAGGCTATAACCCCCAGGCGGGAAAAGGAGGAAACAATTTTCACCAGAACAATAATCAGCAAGGGGCAAGCcagagaaaccagaataacagaAATGCCAATCCGCAGGGGAAGAGACCCCGGCAAGACAGAAGGGAGTCCAGAGGACTCTTTGATAACTACACTCCGCTGAACACACCGCGGACGGCAATTTACAACATAAACAACAAGATGGACGGATGGAGAAGGCCGCCACCAATGCAGAGTAGGGAAAGGAATGTCAAGAAATTTTGTGACTTCCATAATGAGCACGGCCACCTAACAGAGGACTGCAGAGACctcaaagacaacattgaggatatGGTCAGAAAGGGGTATTTTTCACAGTATAGGGCGAGGCAAGGAAATGGTAACAACAACTCGGTGGGGGGAAACCCTGCCAATTCATACCGGCCACAAcagcaaaatcaacaacaataccCTAGAATCGAGCAGCCATATCAGCCACCTAGAATCGAGCAAAAACAGCCGGAAACCAGTGCCAGAGCAGAACAGAGGGATGGCGGGAAAAAACCACCCGTATATGTAATTTCTGGCGGTCCAGTCCACGGAGGGACAATAAGCGGCGCCAGTAGAAGTTTGGAGGAACACAGGCACATGGTAAACTATCATAACACAAGAGTGTGGCCTAACCCACCCAACATACCAGTGATGACGTTCTCGGAATTGGATTGCAGAGGCATCATTTTCCCGCATGATGACCCGCTAGTTCTTACAATCGATATAGCAAATGCCGATGTGAACAGAGTACTGGTAGACGGCGGCAGCTCAGCAAACATCATCTTCTGGGAAGCCTTCCAACAATTGCACATACCAGAGGACGAGCTTCAAAGGGTGAACTACCCAGTAATCGGTTTCTCAAGATCTACAGTGTACCCAGAGGGTAGTATACGGCTGCCGGTGAAAAATCGGAGAAGGATCTGA